The following proteins are co-located in the Camelina sativa cultivar DH55 chromosome 12, Cs, whole genome shotgun sequence genome:
- the LOC104729373 gene encoding glycine-rich domain-containing protein 2-like, with amino-acid sequence MEKEKEQTLEWIEAQKIEISVDLFAAAKKHLHFLGAVDRNRWLYDGPALKRAIYRYNAYWLPLIAKYTESSSICEGPLVPPLDCEWVWHCHRLNPVRYKSDCEQFYGRVLDNSGVVSSVSGNSKSQTEALWKRLYPTEPYDLDFDKAISDQPEDVSPLEKCTTYDLVSAVKRQCPFYYQVSRAHVDNDVFLQEAVARYKAFLYLIKRNRESSVKLFCVPTYDIDLIWHTHQLHALSYGKDLTKMIGKVLEHDDTDSDRSKGKKLDTGFSGTTAQWEETFGRRYWKAGAMNRGNTPKPVITSPYVWSGKKSTAKEEEFQSVLQYQEVKAIEVILEIVGIKNLPDVHKGKVSVMFSKTQPDSLFNAERRLTILSESCGEKQVALFQCEPTGELSFQLMSSSKSKSLGFTSLSLSEFLFPVTTKLSVEKWLELTPTKRGKTDDLNPISLRVAVSFTPPTRSPTVLQLVQARPSLKDSCFFPMMGKVRLAKSVTRVIDETETEVISLQMRNSNDVAPKADRRQVIGVKECGETYVLAEYDGSFWSLLDSKWSLKQTSDPIKDGPMFELSGTRMVKFYSGRKLEYEPKHNAKLKSEKDFMTAVEFSKQHPYGKAAGLLDLKFGSIEAKENWLVLPGVVSAFILSDLLKNEGFTASKNKAFKTEESTEIGVLSQVKLEEETMMNMDTTSPVEVAPEKINGGARCRSKELNATGGYGNVDTTSPVEVATEKINGGARCRSKELNATGDWGNLVEEEGGHFGCGGGCGGCGGGCGGGGRCGGGRCGGMTKMGGGSCTGGSTGCGNCGGGCQVGSCGHMINNNANENDEALSDVVAA; translated from the exons atggagaaagaaaaggagcaAACTTTGGAGTGGATCGAAGCTCAGAAGATAGAGATAAGCGTTGACCTCTTTGCTGCAGCCAAGAAACACCTCCACTTCCTCGGTGCTGTTGATCGGAACCGTTGGCTTTATGATGGCCCTGCACTCAAAAGAGCCATCTACAG ATACAATGCTTACTGGCTTCCCTTGATTGCTAAATACACCGAGTCATCTTCGATCTGTGAAGGGCCATTAGTCCCACCTCTTGACTGTGAATGGGTTTGGCATTGCCACAGGCTTAATCCG GTGAGATACAAGTCTGATTGTGAGCAATTCTATGGGAGAGTCCTTGACAATTCTGGTGTTGTATCTTCTGTTAGTGGAAACAGCAAATCACAAACTGAAGCTCTCTGGAAAAGATTGTATCCTACGGAGCCTTATGACCTTGATTTTGATAAGGCAATCTCAGATCAGCCAGAGGATGTCTCACCTCTTGAGAAATGCACCACTTATGATCTTGTTTCAGCTGTCAAGAGACAATGCCCATTTTACTACCAG GTTTCAAGAGCTCATGTGGACAATGATGTCTTCCTGCAAGAAGCTGTGGCTAGATACAAAGCATTTCTCTACTTGAtcaagagaaacagagaaagttcTGTTAAGCTTTTCTGTGTTCCGACTTACGATATTGATCTTATCTGGCACACACATCAGCTTCACGCTCTCTCTTACGGTAAGGATTTGACAAAGATGATTGGTAAGGTCTTGGAGCATGATGATACAGACTCTGACCGTAGCAAAGGTAAGAAGCTTGATACTGGTTTCTCTGGAACTACTGCTCAATGGGAAGAAACATTTGGTCGAAGGTATTGGAAAGCCGGTGCTATGAATCGAGGTAATACACCAAAGCCAGTCATAACTTCTCCTTATGTTTGGTCGGGAAAGAAATCAACTGCAAAAGAGGAAGAGTTCCAGAGTGTACTCCAATATCAAGAGGTGAAAGCCATTGAGGTTATCTTGGAGATTGTTGGGATTAAGAACTTACCAGACGTTCACAAAGGAAAGGTCTCTGTCATGTTCAGCAAAACGCAGCCGGATTCTCTGTTTAACGCTGAGCGTAGGCTTACCATTTTATCTGAGTCTTGTGGGGAAAAGCAAGTTGCTTTGTTCCAGTGTGAGCCTACAGGAGAGCTAAGTTTCCAACTAATGTCTTCTTCTAAGTCTAAAAGCTTAGGTTTCACTTCTTTATCGCTTTCAGAGTTTCTGTTTCCAGTTACTACTAAACTCTCTGTTGAGAAGTGGCTGGAGTTAACACCAACTAAAAGAGGAAAGACAGATGATCTGAACCCCATCTCTCTGCGAGTCGCTGTCTCGTTCACCCCGCCAACTCGAAGTCCAACAGTTCTACAATTGGTTCAAGCAAGACCGTCATTGAAAGACTCTTGTTTCTTTCCAATGATGGGAAAGGTACGTCTTGCTAAGAGTGTTACACGCGTTATTGATGAAACCGAAACAGAGGTGATCAGTCTCCAAATGAGAAACTCCAACGACGTGGCACCAAAAGCTGATAGAAGACAAGTGATTGGTGTGAAAGAGTGTGGTGAAACTTATGTTTTAGCAGAATATGATGGCAGTTTCTGGTCTCTACTTGACTCAAAGTGGTCACTTAAGCAGACAAGCGATCCCATCAAAGATGGTCCTATGTTTGAGCTCTCTGGTACTCGAATGGTGAAATTTTACTCAGGGAGAAAGCTGGAGTATGAGCCAAAACATAACGCAAAGCTAAAAAGCGAGAAAGATTTCATGACTGCTGTTGAATTTTCAAAGCAACATCCTTATGGTAAAGCTGCAGGGTTACTCGATTTGAAGTTTGGTTCGATAGAG GCAAAGGAGAACTGGCTGGTTTTGCCTGGAGTTGTATCTGCTTTCATACTCAGTGATCTTCTTAAGAACGAAGGCTTTACTGCATCCAAAAATAAAGCcttcaaaacagaggaaagtACTGAGATTGGTGTTTTGAGTCAAGTGAagctagaagaagaaacaatgatGAATATGGACACGACTAGTCCAGTTGAGGTAGCGCCAGAGAAGATCAATGGTGGTGCTAGGTGCCGTTCGAAGGAGCTAAACGCTACCGGTGGCTATGGGAATGTGGACACGACTAGTCCAGTTGAGGTAGCGACAGAGAAGATCAATGGTGGTGCTAGGTGCCGTTCGAAGGAGCTAAATGCTACCGGTGATTGGGGGAACttggttgaagaagaaggtggtcaTTTTGGCTGTGGAGGTGGTTGCGGTGGATGCGGAGGTGGATGTGGCGGCGGCGGTAGATGCGGTGGCGGTAGGTGCGGTGGGATGACGAAGATGGGAGGTGGATCCTGCACTGGCGGTTCCACTGGCTGCGGTAACTGCGGTGGAGGATGTCAAGTAGGATCATGTGGTCATATGATCAATAATAAtgcaaatgaaaatgatgaagcTCTAAGCGACGTCGTTGCTGCTTGA